The following is a genomic window from Streptomyces lincolnensis.
AGGTCGCCGAACGCCTCGGGGCCGTCGTCGGCGGCGAAGCGGTAGGGCTCGTCCGGCAGCACCACGAGGTCGGGGCGGGCCGCCCGGAGCTCCTCTACCGGGATCCGGGGATAGCGCTCGGCATGCTCGGCGTACACGTGATCGACGCCCAGCCGGGCCAGCACGTCCCCGGCGAAGGTGTCGCGCCCGAGCACCATCCAGGGCCGCCGCCAGATCGGTACGACGGCCGTGCGTCGCGGGCCGGTCCCGGGAACCCGGTCCGTCCAGGCCGCCTCCGCCTCGTCCAGCCACCTCGGCCGGGTGGCCGCGCCGCACGCCCGCAGCACCCGTGCCAGCTCCCGGAAGGCCTGCGGGACGTCCCGCACCTCGGTGACCAGCACCTCGATCCCGGCCGCGCGCAGGGCGTCGAGATCCGGCCGCCGGTTCTCCTCCTCGTTGGCGATCACCAGGTCGGGGGCGAGGGCTGCGATCCGGTCGGTCGCGGGGTTCTTGGTGCCGCCGATCCGGGTGACGGCGAGGTCCGCCGGGTGGGAGCACCAGTCCGTCGCGCCGACCAGGGCCCCGGGGAGCGTCGCGGCCACCGCCTCCGTCAGCGACGGGACCAGCGAGACGATCCTCACCGGCGTGGCCGGTCCTGGACCGCCTCGATGTGCTCGGCCACCGCGACGACGACCACCCGGGTGTCCGACACGGTCGCCCGCCAGCGGTGCCGCACACCGCCGGTGAGGTACAGGGTGTCCCCGCGTCCGAGGCGGTAGGCGCGGCCCTCGGCCTCGATCTCCACCGCGCCGTCGGCGACGTACATCAACTGGTCGTTGCGGTACTGGAACTCACGGCCCGCGTCGTGGTCCCCGGTGAACTCCGAGGCGTGCATCTGGTGGTGACCGCGCACCAGGGAGCGCACCTGGGGCGCGTACTCCGGATCGGCCTGCTCCGCGCGGACGACGTCGACGCTGCACGCCGGATCGGCGGCCGCGAGGAGTTCGACGGCGGTGGTGCGCAGGGCGTCGGCGACCTTCTCCAGGGAGCCGGTGCTGGGCCGGGCCCGGTCGTTCTCGATCTGGCTCAGGAAGGGCACCGACAGACCGCTGCGTTCGGCCACGACGGCGAGGGTGAGCTCCAGTGCCCGACGCCGACGGCGTACGGCGGCGCCCACCCGGAGGGGCTGTTCTTTGTGGTCGCCCATCGCTCCGGCTCCCTCCTCAGCTCGTCGGTCCGCGGTCTGTCGCGTCACGGTGCGGGTGCACCGCTTCTGTTGAGTTGTCTGCACCCTACGCAGGTTCGGCAAACCGTTTCACGTGCCCGCCGCATCCCTGTCACACGGCGTGCGACCGGACCTCCCGGTTCTCGCCAGTGTTTCGGACCCCGTACGCCCCGGTGAGGGCCCCGGCCGTCGGCTCAGGGCGCGATCTCGGGCTCCCGGCCGCCGAAGTGACCCCGTCGGTGCCGAAGTTCGGGCGAGGGGATAGCCCTCCGTGGTTGGCCGGATCCCTTCCGTGGGTGCGGGGC
Proteins encoded in this region:
- a CDS encoding helical backbone metal receptor, producing MRIVSLVPSLTEAVAATLPGALVGATDWCSHPADLAVTRIGGTKNPATDRIAALAPDLVIANEEENRRPDLDALRAAGIEVLVTEVRDVPQAFRELARVLRACGAATRPRWLDEAEAAWTDRVPGTGPRRTAVVPIWRRPWMVLGRDTFAGDVLARLGVDHVYAEHAERYPRIPVEELRAARPDLVVLPDEPYRFAADDGPEAFGDLPCALVSGRLLTWYGPSLAEAPRMLDEALRAARR
- a CDS encoding helix-turn-helix domain-containing protein, with the protein product MGDHKEQPLRVGAAVRRRRRALELTLAVVAERSGLSVPFLSQIENDRARPSTGSLEKVADALRTTAVELLAAADPACSVDVVRAEQADPEYAPQVRSLVRGHHQMHASEFTGDHDAGREFQYRNDQLMYVADGAVEIEAEGRAYRLGRGDTLYLTGGVRHRWRATVSDTRVVVVAVAEHIEAVQDRPRR